A window of Panicum virgatum strain AP13 chromosome 8K, P.virgatum_v5, whole genome shotgun sequence contains these coding sequences:
- the LOC120644461 gene encoding DIMBOA UDP-glucosyltransferase BX9-like has translation MASNSGGAGHRVVLFPFPYQGHLNPMLRLAAALHARGLAITVVHAEHHAPDPADHPADYRFVPLPADVPAGLLSSEDVARLLTELDAILAVPFGDRLVALLAEQDAGGICCVIADVQWYSALAAARKLGVPTLGLMTSSAASFRTFMAYPTLIDKGYLPVQEGHKDDPVHELPPFRVRDLQRIDKSILAEFASQLERIVAEARRSCGLILNTFDAIEAADVDKIRQDLSIPVFAIGPLNALSPSVRSSLPQDRGCLNWLDTQEPGSVLYVSFGSLVPIDADEFTELAWGLANSKRPFIWVVRRGLVRGFESGELPDGLEEEIRDRGRIVHWAPQEEVLAHPAICAFVTHNGWNSTVEAISGGVPMICRPLVGDQLGTARYVCNAWRVGMEVEVETQLEWGKLQLAIDKLMADNDEGKEVRERMKYLTNMAGKGVSEGGSSHTSFVNLVEFILSFTC, from the exons ATGGCCTCAAACAGCGGAGGAGCCGGCCACCGCGTGGTGCTCTTCCCGTTCCCGTACCAGGGTCACCTCAACCCCATGCTGCGCCTCGCGGCGGCTCTGCACGCTCGTGGCCTGGCGATCACGGTGGTGCACGCCGAGCACCACGCACCGGACCCAGCCGACCACCCTGCTGACTACCGCTTTGTGCCCTTGCCGGCCGACGTGCCGGCGGGGCTTCTGTCCTCCGAGGACGTGGCCAGGCTCTTGACGGAGCTGGACGCCATCTTGGCGGTGCCTTTCGGAGACCGGCTGGTGGCGCTGCTTGCCGAGCAGGATGCCGGAGGTATCTGTTGTGTGATCGCCGACGTTCAATGGTActcggcgctggcggcggcgaggaagctCGGCGTGCCGACGCTGGGGCTCATGACCAGCAGCGCGGCGAGCTTCCGGACGTTCATGGCCTACCCCACGCTGATTGATAAGGGCTACTTGCCTGTCCAAG AGGGGCACAAGGACGATCCAGTACACGAGCTGCCACCGTTCCGTGTGAGAGATCTGCAGCGCATCGACAAGAGCATCCTCGCTGAATTCGCCAGCCAGCTCGAGCGCATCGTCGCCGAAGCACGGCGGTCCTGCGGCCTCATACTCAACACCTTCGACGCCATCGAGGCCGCAGACGTCGACAAGATCCGCCAGGACTTGTCCATCCCTGTGTTCGCCATAGGCCCGCTCAACGCGCTCTCGCCGTCGGTCAGATCAAGCCTGCCGCAAGACCGCGGGTGCCTCAACTGGCTCGACACGCAGGAGCCGGGCTCCGTGCTGTACGTGAGTTTTGGGAGCCTTGTCCCCATCGACGCCGATGAGTTCACGGAGCTGGCCTGGGGCCTCGCTAACAGCAAGCGCCCGTTCATCTGGGTCGTCAGACGGGGGCTCGTTCGTGGCTTCGAGTCAGGCGAGCTGCCTGACGGGCTTGAAGAGGAGATTCGTGATCGAGGCCGGATCGTCCACTGGGCGCCGCAGGAGGAGGTACTAGCTCATCCTGCGATCTGCGCCTTCGTGACGCACAACGGGTGGAACTCGACGGTCGAGGCCATATCGGGAGGTGTCCCAATGATATGCAGGCCTCTTGTGGGTGACCAGCTGGGAACTGCCAGGTATGTGTGCAACGCGTGGAGAGTGGGAATGGAGGTTGAGGTGGAAACTCAGCTAGAATGGGGGAAACTCCAACTGGCCATtgacaaactcatggctgataATGACGAAGGCAAAGAGGTTAGAGAGAGAATGAAATATTTGACCAACATGGCAGGCAAAGGTGTGAGTGAAGGCGGATCATCTCACACATCTTTCGTTAATTTGGTTGAGTTCATCTTGTCATTTACATGTTGA